Proteins from one Pseudarthrobacter sp. BIM B-2242 genomic window:
- a CDS encoding helix-turn-helix transcriptional regulator has translation MARAATTADAFNAVAEPRRREILDALTHGERPVGELVDLLGLAQPHVSRHLRVLREVGAVVVRDAGRQRMYRLNPQALKPIHDWVATYQHLWEERFDLLEDVLDDLKDEDQKEHGH, from the coding sequence ATGGCACGGGCAGCAACAACGGCAGATGCGTTCAACGCGGTGGCGGAGCCCCGCCGCCGCGAAATCCTGGATGCACTCACCCACGGAGAGCGCCCGGTCGGTGAGCTGGTTGACCTCCTGGGCCTGGCGCAGCCGCACGTATCACGGCACTTGAGGGTGCTGCGCGAGGTGGGCGCCGTCGTCGTGCGCGATGCAGGCCGGCAACGCATGTACCGGCTGAATCCGCAGGCGCTCAAACCCATCCACGACTGGGTGGCCACCTACCAGCACCTCTGGGAGGAACGGTTCGACCTCCTCGAGGACGTGCTGGATGACCTCAAAGACGAAGACCAGAAAGAACACGGGCACTGA
- a CDS encoding SRPBCC family protein: MAQTNTMDVTFPGDTEILITRTVNAPRHLVYRAWTTPELVRKWWPGRRGEMTVADMDFRVGGGWRYVMTAHGEFEVAFHGTYREIVPNERIVHTEIMEMQGSAPDSEDGAVVNTVTFEDAHDGGATVVSIRTDAGSKEVRDMIAQSGMEGGVREQFEIIEELAASLT, encoded by the coding sequence ATGGCACAGACAAACACCATGGACGTGACGTTCCCCGGCGACACGGAAATCCTGATCACCCGCACCGTCAACGCGCCGCGGCACCTCGTGTACCGGGCCTGGACCACGCCGGAGCTCGTCAGGAAGTGGTGGCCGGGCCGGCGGGGCGAGATGACAGTAGCGGACATGGACTTCCGGGTGGGTGGCGGGTGGCGGTATGTCATGACCGCGCACGGCGAGTTCGAGGTGGCCTTCCACGGCACGTACCGCGAGATCGTGCCCAACGAGCGGATCGTGCACACCGAGATCATGGAAATGCAGGGCTCCGCACCGGACAGCGAAGACGGCGCAGTGGTCAACACCGTCACCTTTGAGGACGCGCACGACGGCGGCGCCACCGTGGTCAGCATCCGCACCGATGCGGGCAGCAAGGAAGTCCGGGACATGATTGCGCAGTCCGGCATGGAGGGCGGCGTGCGCGAGCAGTTCGAGATCATCGAGGAGCTGGCTGCGTCCCTCACCTGA
- a CDS encoding LacI family DNA-binding transcriptional regulator, with translation MNRKATALDVAKLAGVSRSAVSLVLNGRGDGNVAQESQVRIREAAATLNYTPNAIAVSLRNRRSRIIGIVSDQVVTSPFDGNIIAGADAVARSQGFVTVVMDTELDETRDESAVATLLDRQVDGLMYVTVGLRPLHVPLNMLRVPAVLANCFDDRPEAGVPAVIPDEVRGGREAAAHLLELGHRDIAFLAGDNLTPAAPRRIQGHRDAFEAAGLPVLPGRILEAGWDIDAGFHGAMKLLDGVAAAERPTAIVCANDRLAIGVVLAANRLGLAIPQDLSVMGYDDEFRIASTMVPALTTMALPLREMGAAAMTGLLGELSEAPEDHDGGASTAGGLTVGGAQQTLVPCRLVVRESTGPVPAGRI, from the coding sequence ATGAACCGCAAAGCCACAGCACTGGACGTCGCCAAGCTCGCCGGGGTGTCCCGCAGCGCGGTGTCGCTGGTCCTGAACGGCCGCGGCGACGGCAATGTGGCCCAGGAGAGCCAGGTCCGCATCCGCGAAGCGGCAGCCACGCTGAACTACACGCCCAACGCCATCGCGGTGAGCCTTCGGAACCGCCGGTCCAGGATCATCGGCATCGTCTCGGACCAGGTGGTCACCAGCCCGTTCGACGGCAACATCATCGCCGGTGCGGACGCCGTGGCCAGGTCCCAGGGCTTTGTCACCGTGGTGATGGATACGGAGCTTGACGAGACGCGGGACGAAAGTGCCGTGGCCACGCTGCTGGACCGCCAGGTGGACGGGCTGATGTACGTCACCGTGGGCCTGCGGCCCCTGCACGTCCCGCTCAACATGCTGCGCGTGCCGGCTGTGCTGGCCAACTGTTTTGATGACCGTCCGGAGGCCGGCGTTCCCGCTGTGATCCCGGATGAGGTCCGGGGCGGCCGCGAGGCGGCGGCGCATCTGCTGGAGCTTGGCCACCGGGACATCGCGTTCCTCGCTGGCGACAACCTCACGCCCGCTGCCCCGCGACGCATCCAGGGCCACCGGGACGCTTTCGAGGCCGCCGGATTGCCGGTGCTCCCGGGCCGGATCCTTGAGGCTGGCTGGGACATCGACGCCGGGTTCCACGGTGCCATGAAGCTTCTGGACGGGGTTGCCGCAGCGGAGCGGCCCACCGCGATTGTGTGCGCGAACGACCGCCTGGCCATCGGCGTGGTGCTCGCGGCCAACCGGCTGGGCCTGGCCATCCCCCAGGACCTCTCCGTCATGGGCTACGACGACGAATTCCGCATCGCCTCCACCATGGTCCCGGCCCTCACCACCATGGCCCTGCCCCTGCGCGAGATGGGTGCCGCCGCCATGACAGGGCTCCTCGGGGAACTCTCTGAGGCACCGGAGGATCACGACGGCGGCGCCTCCACAGCGGGCGGACTCACCGTGGGCGGTGCACAGCAGACGCTGGTCCCGTGCCGCCTGGTGGTGCGCGAATCAACGGGCCCGGTCCCCGCCGGCCGGATCTGA